In Brassica napus cultivar Da-Ae chromosome A3, Da-Ae, whole genome shotgun sequence, the sequence aaaaaattttaaactctaatgttattggttcttgtatttacaatattttcattaaaagaatttagaatccattgttattattttttttaaacacatccATTGTTATTCAATATAAGATTTCAATACAAGATTTAAAATTTGGTGTTATtcatgtttgataaaaaaattcaattccTTTGACTTGAAATACTTTCAATGGATTTGGAAACAGTTTTGTGTGTAAAATATAGGAGTCAAAATTTAACGTATTACatcatgattttatatataaacattttcagTTAAAACCAAgaatcaaatgaaaaaaaacatgACGTGATGAAAGTACTCATCTAGTGGCATCATTTCTCACTTTAATAAATCAAATTCTttgtatttagaaaatatatgaaCAGTTTTTTATGAAGTCAGTGTCTCccattttgtttataaaattagcatctggatttttcatctatatCAGTCATTTGATCAAACCTAGAACATTGATTTCATTGTTGACTAAACCAAGACtgggattttttttcttatcttactTCAAATAtgctattatatttttttactcataataatgaatataaaatattgttttcattgTGTATTAATGGTGATCTTATGATGATAATATCGTTTTCTTGAACGtacattttatagttttttgaaCTTTGTAATTCTGTTATAGAAATCATATCATATTatgttgaatttataaatacattaacaAAGATTTAAATATGTAAAGTAAATCATGTATCTTagattataaatgaataaaaaattaaaatctaaactatTTGAAATCTAATAGAGTTGATTTCAACTTATATAACCAATAACACCACTGATTTTCTGAAAAACTACaactctattttttatcaataaaaatataatacttattctgtttttaaaaaattgtcaaTGTGATATATTTAcagaaaaaatgataaaatatattttattcaatatttaattaaataaataaaaataatttataaaaatagattaattatttaataggacaaataaaaaaaatgtagaataacactctttttaaaacaaaaacaaacataatttcaAAATGACATTCTTCCGATGGAGCATTGACAAATATAAAGAATTAACTTTATCTAATCCCCAAAACGCTGCGTTTTACATTCCGATACGGTGAGGGgttttctccatcttcttcttcctctacacCTGAGagaaactctaaaaccctaattctccaGAAATCAACTTCCATAGACAGCAAATGTCGTATTCGAGAGCTCTCAAGTTCATTTTCGGGTTAAGATCCGACCCAATTTTCTCTTCGTCGTCATCCGCGAACTCTCTCTACATCTCCGGTGGTCCTCCGATTCCGTCTCAGCACCGATTCATCGCATCCACGGCGACGCTTCACGGATGGATGGATTCGATCAAAGGTGTCTTTACAGGAAACAAGGATACTCCCGTGGAACAATCGAATCTACCCGTTGAAGACTTCACTCTTCTCCGTAAGTTATTACATTGAGTTAAACTGATTGTACTCATCAAAGGTTGTCTCTTTTaatgcaaaagtaatcaaaggCTGTCTCTTTGGTTGAAAAAGTAAtcaaaggttgtgtcttttgatgCAAAAATGATTCTAAGATTCGTCTGTGAATTGAAGAATGCTAAAGTTATTACGTTTTCTCTAAAGTTGGAACTGTGTGTTTCGTTTGAGTATGGACTCATATCAAAGGTTGTCTCTTTGGATGCAAAAACTGATTCTAGGATTCGCGGATGAACTGAAGAACGCTAAGAGGTTAGGGAAGTTCAAGCAGTACATAGTGGGTCGAAGCAGTGAGGCCACTTTTGCGGATGCGTTCGAGAAACAAGAAACCATTATGAGGTACCTTGGAGCTCGTGATGCTACAGGAGAGGTTGGTTTCTTTCTTACCATATATGTTTGTATGGTAGTCAATGTCTTGACTCTGGCACTAGGTTTCTATCGATGTGTAGAATCTGCAAGCGAGTCATAAGCAAGAAGCGGCTAAGCAATGCAACTGCACCATCGCGGATGTGGAGAATACGCTGTCCAAGTTTACTTGGGCTAGGCAAGCTCACAAGAAGATGACAGAGCTGAAAGATGGAGGCAAACCGTTACCAAAGAATATGGGAGAGGTAATGTTCTCACTTTTTATACTCATTTGATTCTTCTTAGCTCCATAATAAGATGTGAATTGTACCTTGGTTCTGTTGCATGATTCGTTGGATTTGATGTTCATTGTTTAGAAACTGGAGTTATCTTTGCATTATGTCGGTTGTTAAGATATTAGTTTACAATCAGACAGATCATTGTTTGGTtaatttggtgttacatcagtgtAGCTGTCACTGAAACTGAATGTGTTATCTTTGGTATATTGAAGCTGCAAAAAATGATGGGGTCAACCCCCATGGATATGGCGAGATCTAACTTGGCAAAAAGTGGGCAGATCAGCAGGAATGCACTTTGTCCCTGTGGTTCCAAAAAGAGATATAAAAGGTAAACAATTTTGAAGAGCtttcccttttttttcttctaataggCAAACTGTTATTCAAAAGCTGCATGTGCCTAAAAATGTAATTCTTCCTTGAAGATGTTGCGCAAAGGATTGAAGAAGCAGAAGTTGAACTCAAACATCCAGAGATCGAGTTTGATCCGTCATCtgttatagtttgtttgtttgattaaGCTACACAATctttttttgagttttcttttAGCTCTTTATTGGCTTCATCTGCTTGTTACAGTGTTTCAGCTTCTGCTGGTAATTGGCTTTGCTTCTAGAACATTCCTTTTTGTATGATGCAgacctttttattttgtttcagagcctaaataaaatctacaaatacagtttctgtgttttttttttttggctgctTTAGTGACTATTTATCTTTAAAGCTACCTTATTTATCCTAAttgttgaaatcattaaaatgaaaaaaaaaaatacattagtttattttttaactgTGTTGTATGTAAAAGAGTGGAAGTGTGAAAAGAGAAGATCAGAAAGAAAGTTCAAGATGAGAAGAAGGGTTGGATTCATGGTTCAAGCCCTTTTCTTGATCTTTGCCAAAGCTGTGACTCTGTGTTCAGCTTCCTCAGCTCCATTAAGTCCTCTTTCTACTGCATTTCACACAGATTCATaatgagaaagaaagaaagaaagaagagagtgTTTCTCTTTCGCATTCCACTAGATCTTATTGACAATGAGAGTGGTGAGTAAAGAGTGTACCATCAACAGCGTCTTGTGTTATGAGTTGAAGAGGAAACTTTTATAGCAGCGGGAAAAAATAATTCGCGGGAACGATTCAAGGTCGTTAAGGCAGAAATGGCGCGTGGCTTTCAACGGTCGGGCTAGAGAAGGGTTTCTtcaacttatttatttatactttcACCCCAatactatattatatttattacttgtACCTTACAATTTACTTTTTTTACACTTTCTTCCCAATTTTGTGTTACATTATCTTTAGCACCCTGTAACTTTGTATAATCACTAGTCTATGGAATTGGTCGTTAGCGAGCACGATCATACGTATTCCCAAACAAATCTCGAATCGTTTGTCCTTTTCTAGAATCAGGGATTCGCACAAATCGAGCCAGATGCGAATTCTCGGGGAGATCGCGGAGACCCCTTTCGTGATTTCACAGCTAAGCCCTAATTCTCCGGCCACCGGAGGAGGTTTTATCGGCGGATGGGTCGGGAAGTGCCATGGGTTTCTCCACAACACGGTTCTGGTCATAGCAGCGATTCTATTCGTAGCTTACTTAGCGTACGAGGCGAAGAAGAGCTTGGCCAAGCTCTCGAATCGGAGATCTTATATTATGATTGCGTATTACGGATGTCTTTGGCTTGTTAGCTTGCTCAATCTTGCTTGGTGCTGCCTTCAGGTTCGTTGTGCTATCTTTGGATTCGTGCTATGATGTTTTATGGTTATGTTCTCAAAGATCGGAACTTTAACATTgaagaaactgtttttttttgagGATCAGTAAAGGTACAAACTTTAAGCTGTAATGGTTAATTGGTTATGTTAAGATGCTACCTAAGATGAAATGGTTTACTTGGTTTAATCATACTATGATGTTCTAGAGTTATGTTACTTCCGAAAGATGAGAACTTTACATTgaagaaactgtttttttttaaggattagTAAAGGTGCAAACTTTAAGCTTTTGGATTGGTGTAAGCTGTAATGGTTAATTGGTTTATGTTAAGATGCTACCTAAGATGAAATGGTTTAGTCATACTAAGCTGCTTGGTGTTGCCTTCAGGTTCTTTGTTTTTAATCATACTATGATGTTCTAGAGTTATGTTACAAACTTTACATTGAAGAAATTATTTAGGCTCAAGTAAAGGTACAAACTTTTTAGAAAAGCTTATGGATTTGTTGTAAGCTGTAATTGTTAAATAATTGGGTATGCAAAGATGCTGGTTAAGAGGAAATTTTTTTACTTGGTTTAGTCTGTTCATGTACTTATTTTAGATTAGATGTCATGTGTTATAACaagtttctctgtttttttgaGTTTTCAAGTTTTACTTGATCTTATTGTTTAGGCATGGGAATGCACTCCTGGGAAAGAAGTAGTTTGGAATGTATTGACTTTGTTCACAACATCTGGAATGTTGTTTCTGGAAGTTAGCTTGGTAGCCTTTCTCTTCCAAGGGAACTATGCAAGTGGCGCTGAAGCATTGACACGGACTTTCCTCATCTCGGGACTTGTTATAGGTCTTGATTTGCTTCTCAAGGTACCATTGTCTTCATAACTTTGAGATGTTACTTTCTCTGCGGTAGTTGATGAGATAAATGTGAACTTGTACTGTCTGGTTACTCTTTTACCTTTAGCTAATCCGTTTGGGCTTTCATTGTTCATTTCAGGCCATCTATCTCTTTGGATTCGGGGTAGAATTGTTTATCGACAACAATGAACATATACAAAAGGTGAAATGGGGATTATGGGTCATCCACAAGCTCTTGCTTGCGGGTATTTACGGGATGATATTCTTCATGTACAACTCTAAATGGAGAGAAAGATTACCAGGTAAATACAACGACCACTCATGTCCTCCTTATGGTTGCATCAACAGCTTCTGTCACTCATCAAATTGGctattgttgttttgttttgacaGCAAGACCTGCTTTCTATAAGTACATAACTTGCATGCTCGCCTTAAATGGACTCTCCCTATTCGCATGCACTCTTGCTGCAAACGGCGCTCATTTTGGATTATGGTAAAACCCTGAACCTATTTAGAAAGTCTTCTCTTGTTTCTTGAACGTAAGAagataatatttgaaaatgtttCACAGGTTGTATGGGATCACAAGTGTTTGTTACCATGCCTTCTATCTTCCTCTTCTGTATGTTACTTTCCTTGCAGACTTCTTCCAGGTAactctctcatctcaacatctCTCTACCACTTTATCATCGTATCACCATCATCCTTTTCATCACTACAGCACCATCAGTATCACTAATCACCATCACCTTAACACCCCCTATGCCATATGATTGTTGAATGTTCAAATGGTTTGGTGCTTAAGTTCACTTTGGTTTTGCTGCAGGAAGAAGATCTGAACTTGGAGAACGTCTACTATTCAGAGATGAAAGATGCTGGATTCTTTGACGCCGATTGGGAATAACAAGAACCTGTATATACAATATGTCTAgagttgtttatatatatatcaagttatTCTCACTTCTTTTTAGGGCCTACTCTTACTTATGCATGTGTAAAGACTCCTTGTACATTATGATATAAAAGTTTGCTTGATTCAGAAAAGTAAAAAGAACAAACATTCATATTAAGTAAATGAGACTCATTCCATGTTATTCT encodes:
- the LOC106439006 gene encoding protein CANDIDATE G-PROTEIN COUPLED RECEPTOR 2, whose protein sequence is MRILGEIAETPFVISQLSPNSPATGGGFIGGWVGKCHGFLHNTVLVIAAILFVAYLAYEAKKSLAKLSNRRSYIMIAYYGCLWLVSLLNLAWCCLQAWECTPGKEVVWNVLTLFTTSGMLFLEVSLVAFLFQGNYASGAEALTRTFLISGLVIGLDLLLKAIYLFGFGVELFIDNNEHIQKVKWGLWVIHKLLLAGIYGMIFFMYNSKWRERLPARPAFYKYITCMLALNGLSLFACTLAANGAHFGLWLYGITSVCYHAFYLPLLYVTFLADFFQEEDLNLENVYYSEMKDAGFFDADWE
- the LOC106439005 gene encoding protein translocase subunit SecA-like; the encoded protein is MSYSRALKFIFGLRSDPIFSSSSSANSLYISGGPPIPSQHRFIASTATLHGWMDSIKGVFTGNKDTPVEQSNLPVEDFTLLRFADELKNAKRLGKFKQYIVGRSSEATFADAFEKQETIMRYLGARDATGENLQASHKQEAAKQCNCTIADVENTLSKFTWARQAHKKMTELKDGGKPLPKNMGELQKMMGSTPMDMARSNLAKSGQISRNALCPCGSKKRYKRCCAKD